From the genome of Pukyongia salina, one region includes:
- a CDS encoding choice-of-anchor B family protein: protein MKLILILALGSLFLFGCAKDDGFKIPVNAQIINDTIPESAQYPLSAQCVNGSAGGFACRGYNLVSRIDLRTMDAYKGNDCWGWTDPGTGKEYAIMGLDNGTAFIDISDPSNPVFLGKVPTQTSSSDWRDVKVYNNHAFIVSEAAGHGMQVFDLTRLRNVPSPPTNFSADALYTGFGDAHNIVINENSGYAYAVGTTTFDGGPHFINIQNPVDPQPAGGYAMDSYSHDAQVVTYNGPDPDHTGSEILIGSNENELVIVDITDKSNPQRIATVFYPQTGYTHQGWFTEDQRYFIVGDELDELAFGFNSRTLIFDFSDLENPVLSSEHYGNTTAIDHNGYVKGNTYYLSNYTRGLTEIDISGIANGDLYESGYFDTYPENDAASFNGAWSVFPYFTSGNIVISDINLGFFLVKRGN, encoded by the coding sequence ATGAAATTAATTCTGATCTTAGCTCTTGGTAGTTTATTCCTCTTTGGATGCGCAAAAGATGACGGCTTCAAGATTCCGGTAAACGCGCAAATTATAAATGACACTATTCCGGAATCTGCTCAATATCCTTTATCTGCCCAATGTGTAAATGGTTCGGCAGGAGGATTTGCATGCAGGGGTTACAACCTGGTAAGCCGTATAGATTTACGCACCATGGATGCCTATAAGGGTAACGATTGCTGGGGATGGACAGATCCGGGCACAGGAAAAGAGTATGCCATCATGGGACTGGACAACGGTACTGCCTTTATAGATATATCAGATCCCTCAAATCCCGTGTTTTTGGGAAAAGTACCTACACAGACTTCGTCATCAGACTGGCGGGATGTAAAGGTTTACAATAATCACGCATTTATTGTGAGTGAAGCTGCCGGTCATGGAATGCAGGTCTTCGATCTTACCCGTCTGCGCAATGTGCCAAGTCCTCCAACCAACTTTAGCGCCGATGCGTTATATACCGGCTTTGGAGACGCTCATAATATAGTGATCAACGAGAACAGTGGTTATGCATACGCCGTAGGAACAACTACCTTCGATGGAGGGCCTCATTTTATAAATATTCAAAACCCTGTAGATCCGCAACCGGCAGGAGGCTATGCTATGGATTCTTATAGTCATGACGCACAGGTGGTCACTTATAATGGCCCGGACCCCGATCATACAGGATCTGAGATCCTCATTGGCAGTAATGAAAATGAGCTTGTAATTGTAGATATCACAGACAAATCCAACCCACAGCGAATTGCTACTGTATTCTATCCTCAAACGGGTTATACGCATCAGGGTTGGTTTACCGAGGACCAGCGGTATTTTATCGTGGGTGATGAACTGGATGAGCTGGCCTTTGGATTCAATTCACGTACCCTGATCTTCGATTTCAGCGACTTGGAGAATCCCGTTCTGTCTAGTGAACATTACGGAAATACTACAGCAATCGATCATAATGGGTATGTAAAAGGAAACACATATTATTTATCTAATTATACCAGAGGTCTCACCGAGATCGATATTTCGGGAATTGCAAACGGCGATCTATACGAATCGGGATATTTTGACACCTATCCTGAAAACGATGCGGCGTCTTTTAATGGTGCCTGGAGTGTATTTCCCTACTTCACAAGTGGGAATATCGTAATTAGCGACATTAATCTTGGCTTTTTCCTTGTAAAGCGAGGAAATTGA
- the thiL gene encoding thiamine-phosphate kinase, with translation MFEEKDQSRTAISELGEFGLISHLTANFKITRKSTVKGIGDDAAVIAPEKGSEIVVTTDMLVEGVHFDLSYMPLKHLGYKAVVVNLSDIYAMNAQASQITVSIALSNRFPVEAVEALYSGIETAARIYNIDVVGGDTTSSTSGLVISITAIGMADKKNITYRNGASENDLLVVTGDLGAAYLGLQVLEREKKVFEVNPNAQPDLEPYTYLVERQLKPEARKDIPKLLAELGVLPTSMIDISDGLSSEILHLCEQSKVGCNLYEEKIPLDPQVISTCEEFNLDSTTIALSGGEDYELLFTLKQEDFPKIKGNPNLTVIGHITARKEGAHLITRANTKIPLIARGWNALSEEE, from the coding sequence ATGTTTGAAGAAAAAGATCAATCGAGAACGGCGATATCCGAACTAGGAGAATTCGGACTCATATCACACCTTACCGCAAATTTTAAGATCACCCGTAAATCGACCGTAAAGGGAATTGGAGATGACGCAGCCGTGATCGCTCCTGAAAAGGGGAGTGAGATCGTTGTAACCACCGACATGTTAGTTGAGGGAGTCCATTTTGATCTTAGCTACATGCCACTTAAGCATCTTGGTTACAAAGCTGTGGTGGTGAATTTATCGGATATATACGCTATGAATGCTCAGGCTTCTCAAATAACGGTTTCGATTGCATTGTCCAACCGATTTCCTGTTGAAGCCGTCGAGGCATTGTACAGCGGGATAGAAACTGCAGCCAGGATTTATAATATCGACGTGGTAGGAGGTGATACTACATCCTCTACCTCGGGTCTTGTAATTAGTATAACGGCTATCGGGATGGCCGATAAAAAGAATATTACCTACAGAAATGGGGCCTCAGAGAACGATTTGCTGGTGGTCACGGGGGATCTTGGCGCTGCTTATCTTGGCCTTCAGGTTTTAGAACGAGAAAAGAAGGTGTTCGAAGTTAATCCTAACGCACAGCCCGATCTGGAACCCTATACTTACTTAGTAGAACGACAGTTGAAACCAGAAGCCAGGAAGGATATCCCAAAATTACTGGCCGAGCTGGGAGTTCTGCCCACATCGATGATCGATATTAGTGATGGGTTGTCCTCAGAGATTCTTCATTTATGTGAACAATCGAAGGTAGGTTGTAACTTATACGAAGAAAAGATCCCGTTGGACCCCCAGGTTATCAGTACCTGCGAGGAATTTAATCTGGATAGTACTACCATTGCACTAAGTGGCGGCGAGGATTATGAATTACTATTTACTTTGAAACAGGAGGACTTTCCGAAGATAAAAGGAAATCCAAATTTAACTGTGATAGGGCATATTACGGCCCGGAAGGAAGGTGCACACTTGATTACCAGGGCGAATACCAAAATACCGCTAATCGCTCGTGGCTGGAATGCACTTAGTGAGGAAGAATGA
- a CDS encoding alpha/beta fold hydrolase, whose product MIFPYNDGVINYETQGEGPAVLLLHGFLEDLAMWDELAALLLKNFTLIRLDLPGHGRSSVYGKTHSMEFMAEVAHSLLQHLGLENVSVIGHSMGGYVALAFLDLYPSEVRQIILLNSSPYSDSPERLLNRKRALKLIPKNKKLFITVSILNLFAEDRREDLTAEITALQQQALSIPTPGILAAIRGMMERKDRRHVLKKYRGPKYMIAGTKDEVIPITDSENAAKDTDSTLIKVESGHMTLLENVKEIHKIVHFIE is encoded by the coding sequence ATGATTTTTCCTTACAACGACGGAGTTATTAATTATGAGACGCAGGGTGAAGGACCTGCAGTTTTGTTATTGCATGGTTTTCTGGAAGATCTTGCCATGTGGGATGAACTTGCAGCGTTACTTCTGAAGAATTTCACTCTTATCCGCCTTGACCTTCCGGGTCATGGACGATCGAGTGTCTATGGCAAAACTCATAGTATGGAATTTATGGCCGAAGTTGCTCACAGTCTGTTGCAGCATTTGGGCCTGGAAAATGTTAGTGTGATCGGTCATTCCATGGGTGGCTACGTTGCTCTTGCATTTCTTGATTTATATCCTTCGGAAGTGCGGCAGATCATTTTACTTAATTCGTCACCTTATAGTGATAGTCCCGAAAGACTTCTAAACCGGAAGCGGGCGCTGAAACTAATTCCGAAGAACAAAAAGTTATTTATCACTGTGTCCATACTGAATCTGTTTGCTGAAGACCGGCGGGAAGATCTAACTGCCGAAATTACAGCACTTCAGCAGCAGGCATTATCCATACCTACTCCGGGGATACTGGCCGCAATCCGCGGTATGATGGAACGTAAGGACCGTCGTCATGTATTAAAGAAATACCGGGGGCCAAAATATATGATTGCCGGAACGAAGGACGAAGTGATCCCGATCACAGATTCGGAAAATGCTGCCAAGGATACAGATTCCACCCTGATAAAAGTGGAAAGTGGTCACATGACCTTACTCGAAAATGTTAAAGAAATACATAAAATTGTGCATTTCATCGAATAA
- the brnQ gene encoding branched-chain amino acid transport system II carrier protein produces the protein MTQRKQIVITAFALFSLFFGAGNLILPPYLGYNAGSGWFWVAIGFAISAVIIPIMAIYGHARLQGTMLDFANKVSPWFAMVYSVLVYAISVSLPSPRTASMAYEMAIEPYFELSSLWLSIIYFSLVLVFVLNRNKILSIIGKYLTPMIIIILLLVIILGLFTDTEALRSSMFDNTLVSGILEGYQTFDAIGGVVVGGVIVISFSLQGKYQYDDRRRMIAKSGLLAGMGLFIIYAGLIALGAWQSGSIQVDDRTELLLLLCTTSLGDIGTAFLAVLVALACFTTAVGIVTGTADFVKGVFKDSQKAYIITALAGCVIGVLVGQHTVGYIIDVAIPALMFIYPITIVLIILSVLPDRYTSSLVYRATVIATVIFSIPDFAATLNLQLIPQPVMESIRMYIPLSNDHMGWLLPFLIVFILSNLYGISNRKSNDIEKRNE, from the coding sequence ATGACGCAACGCAAGCAAATTGTGATCACGGCTTTTGCTCTATTTTCTCTTTTTTTCGGAGCGGGGAATCTTATTTTACCACCATACTTAGGATATAATGCAGGATCCGGATGGTTCTGGGTAGCCATTGGTTTTGCTATTTCGGCAGTTATTATACCCATTATGGCAATTTACGGCCACGCCCGCTTACAAGGAACCATGCTCGATTTTGCGAACAAGGTTTCGCCATGGTTCGCCATGGTTTACTCTGTACTAGTGTATGCGATCTCGGTTTCTCTTCCTTCTCCAAGGACAGCTTCCATGGCCTACGAAATGGCTATCGAGCCTTATTTCGAACTTTCATCTCTCTGGCTGAGTATAATATATTTTTCGCTGGTGCTTGTATTTGTACTTAACAGGAATAAGATCCTAAGCATCATTGGCAAATATCTCACCCCCATGATAATTATAATTTTACTATTGGTAATTATCCTGGGCCTATTTACCGATACCGAAGCCTTACGTTCATCGATGTTCGACAATACACTGGTATCCGGGATACTTGAAGGCTACCAAACGTTCGACGCTATTGGAGGGGTGGTGGTGGGAGGTGTTATTGTTATTTCTTTCAGTTTGCAAGGGAAATATCAATATGATGACAGACGGAGAATGATCGCAAAATCGGGTCTGCTGGCCGGGATGGGCCTATTTATTATTTATGCCGGCCTGATCGCATTAGGAGCATGGCAAAGTGGTTCCATACAGGTGGACGATCGCACCGAACTACTTCTATTATTGTGTACAACTTCACTGGGAGATATAGGGACGGCTTTTCTAGCTGTGCTGGTAGCACTCGCTTGCTTTACAACAGCGGTAGGGATAGTGACCGGGACGGCCGACTTTGTAAAGGGTGTCTTCAAAGATTCGCAAAAGGCCTATATTATCACCGCCCTGGCGGGCTGTGTGATAGGAGTTTTGGTAGGACAGCATACCGTGGGTTATATTATCGATGTGGCGATTCCTGCATTGATGTTTATTTATCCTATTACCATTGTCTTGATCATCCTAAGCGTTTTACCAGATAGATATACAAGTAGTTTAGTGTATCGGGCCACTGTGATCGCCACTGTTATCTTTAGCATCCCAGACTTTGCTGCAACTCTTAACCTACAACTAATACCTCAACCTGTTATGGAATCGATCCGGATGTATATTCCACTATCTAATGATCATATGGGATGGTTATTGCCCTTCTTGATCGTTTTCATCCTTTCAAATCTTTATGGCATTTCAAACAGAAAATCCAACGATATTGAAAAGCGAAATGAGTGA
- a CDS encoding isoamylase early set domain-containing protein, translating into MAISKQYLKSKPVCKVTFTVPAAEANEVKVAGSFNEWNADSTPLKKLKNGSFKGTVSLDKDQSYEFRYVVDGNWTNDDQADSYQWNEFAATENSVVHV; encoded by the coding sequence ATGGCTATTTCGAAGCAATATTTAAAGAGCAAGCCGGTATGCAAAGTAACTTTTACAGTTCCTGCTGCCGAAGCGAATGAGGTAAAAGTTGCAGGATCTTTCAATGAGTGGAACGCAGATTCTACTCCTCTTAAAAAACTAAAGAACGGATCGTTTAAAGGAACTGTTTCCCTTGATAAGGATCAGTCTTACGAATTCAGATATGTAGTAGACGGTAACTGGACTAACGACGATCAGGCCGACAGCTATCAGTGGAATGAATTTGCAGCAACCGAGAACAGTGTAGTACACGTATAA
- a CDS encoding aminopeptidase P family protein: MKYQPIHNSLYIKNRRNFMAEMKPRSLAVFNSNDIYPISADSTMPFQQHRDILYLSGVDQEESILLLFPDAVEDKHREVLFLRETNEHIAIWEGEKLTKEKAFDVSGVKTVYWLSDFDKIFFELMTQAETIYFNTNEHYRQSVETETREARFIKATKEKFPAHNWAKSNPILQRLRAVKDPLEIEVLQQACDITDKGFRRVLQFVKPGVWEYEIEAEYMHEFLRNRSNGFAYTPIIASGNNANVLHYIENNQQCKAGDLILMDVGASYANYSSDMTRTIPVSGTYSKRQKEVYNSVLKVKNEATKLLVPGAYWKEYHLEVGKLMTSELLQLGLLDKADVQNEDPDWPAYKKYFMHGTSHHMGLDTHDYGILWEPIKAGMVFTVEPGIYIPEEGFGIRLEDDVVVQEKGEPFNLMRNIPIEAAEIEDLMNS; encoded by the coding sequence ATGAAATACCAACCTATACATAATTCGCTGTACATTAAAAACCGCAGGAATTTCATGGCTGAAATGAAACCAAGAAGTCTCGCGGTGTTCAACAGCAATGATATTTACCCCATTAGTGCAGACAGTACTATGCCTTTTCAACAACACAGAGATATACTTTATTTAAGCGGTGTAGATCAGGAAGAAAGCATCTTGTTATTGTTCCCGGATGCTGTGGAAGATAAACACAGGGAAGTACTTTTTCTAAGAGAGACCAACGAGCATATTGCAATTTGGGAAGGCGAGAAGTTAACAAAAGAGAAGGCCTTCGATGTGAGTGGCGTGAAGACGGTTTACTGGTTGTCTGATTTCGACAAAATATTTTTCGAACTAATGACCCAGGCAGAAACGATCTATTTTAATACGAACGAACATTACCGGCAGTCTGTAGAAACCGAAACTCGTGAAGCTCGTTTTATAAAAGCTACCAAAGAGAAGTTTCCGGCGCATAATTGGGCGAAGAGTAATCCTATTCTACAACGACTGAGAGCGGTAAAAGATCCGCTGGAAATCGAAGTACTGCAACAAGCATGCGACATTACGGATAAAGGTTTTAGACGAGTACTTCAATTTGTCAAACCAGGTGTATGGGAGTATGAGATCGAGGCAGAGTATATGCACGAGTTTCTAAGAAACCGGTCTAACGGCTTCGCGTACACCCCGATAATTGCAAGCGGGAACAATGCCAACGTGTTGCACTATATAGAAAATAACCAGCAGTGTAAAGCGGGTGACCTCATCCTAATGGACGTTGGTGCCTCTTATGCAAATTACAGTAGTGATATGACACGCACCATTCCTGTGAGCGGGACCTATAGTAAACGACAGAAAGAGGTTTATAACTCGGTATTGAAGGTTAAGAACGAAGCTACCAAATTACTGGTTCCGGGTGCGTATTGGAAAGAATACCACCTTGAGGTAGGTAAACTAATGACCTCCGAATTGCTACAACTTGGCCTGCTCGATAAGGCCGATGTACAAAATGAAGACCCGGACTGGCCTGCTTATAAAAAATATTTTATGCACGGTACCAGTCATCATATGGGACTGGATACACATGATTATGGAATACTTTGGGAACCAATCAAAGCCGGAATGGTATTTACTGTAGAGCCCGGAATTTATATCCCTGAAGAAGGATTTGGGATTAGACTGGAAGACGATGTTGTTGTTCAGGAAAAGGGCGAACCTTTTAACCTGATGAGAAATATCCCGATCGAGGCCGCGGAGATCGAAGACCTCATGAATTCCTGA